The following are from one region of the Pseudomonas putida genome:
- the dapE gene encoding succinyl-diaminopimelate desuccinylase: protein MTAPAELSPTLQLACDLIRRPSVTPVDADCQAQMMNRLGAVGFQLEPMRIEDVDNFWATHGSQDGPVLCFAGHTDVVPTGPVQQWQHEPFEALIDADGMLCGRGAADMKGSLASMVIASERFVQDYPDHRGKVAFLITSDEEGPAHHGTKAVVERLKARNERLDWCIVGEPSSTTLLGDVVKNGRRGSLGAKLTVRGKQGHVAYPHLARNPIHLAAPALAELAAEHWDEGNAFFPPTSFQISNLNSGTGATNVVPGELTALFNFRFSTESTVEGLQARVSSILDKHELDWSIDWALSGLPFLTEPGELLDAVSASIKGVTGRDTQPSTSGGTSDGRFIATMGTQVVELGPVNATIHQVDERILASDLDLLTEIYYQTLVRLLA, encoded by the coding sequence ATGACGGCCCCAGCCGAGCTCTCGCCTACCCTTCAACTGGCCTGCGACCTGATCCGTCGCCCCTCGGTCACCCCCGTCGACGCCGATTGCCAGGCGCAGATGATGAACCGCCTGGGCGCCGTCGGCTTCCAGCTGGAACCCATGCGCATCGAGGACGTCGACAACTTCTGGGCCACCCACGGCAGCCAGGACGGCCCGGTGCTGTGCTTCGCCGGCCATACCGACGTGGTGCCCACCGGCCCGGTGCAGCAATGGCAGCATGAGCCGTTCGAAGCGCTGATCGACGCCGACGGCATGCTGTGCGGCCGTGGTGCCGCCGACATGAAGGGCAGCCTGGCCTCCATGGTGATTGCCAGCGAGCGCTTCGTGCAGGACTACCCGGACCACCGTGGCAAGGTTGCGTTCCTGATCACCAGCGACGAGGAAGGCCCGGCCCACCATGGCACCAAGGCCGTGGTCGAGCGCCTGAAAGCACGCAACGAGCGCCTGGACTGGTGCATCGTCGGCGAACCCTCCAGCACCACCCTGCTGGGTGACGTGGTCAAGAATGGCCGCCGCGGCTCGCTGGGCGCCAAGCTCACCGTGCGCGGCAAGCAGGGGCATGTGGCCTACCCGCACCTGGCGCGCAACCCGATCCACCTGGCCGCGCCGGCCCTGGCGGAACTGGCAGCCGAGCACTGGGACGAAGGCAATGCGTTCTTCCCGCCGACCAGCTTCCAGATTTCCAACCTCAACTCCGGCACCGGCGCCACCAACGTGGTCCCAGGCGAGCTGACTGCACTGTTCAACTTCCGCTTCTCCACCGAGTCCACCGTCGAAGGCCTGCAGGCGCGGGTGTCGTCGATCCTCGACAAGCATGAGCTGGACTGGTCGATCGACTGGGCGCTGTCGGGCCTGCCGTTCCTCACCGAACCGGGCGAGTTGCTGGACGCCGTCTCGGCCAGCATCAAGGGCGTCACCGGCCGCGACACCCAGCCGTCGACCAGCGGCGGCACCTCCGATGGCCGCTTCATCGCCACCATGGGCACCCAGGTG
- the tcdA gene encoding tRNA cyclic N6-threonylcarbamoyladenosine(37) synthase TcdA, producing MSTEDPRFAGVARLYGDQGLHRLGQAHVAVVGIGGVGSWAAEALARSGVGEITLFDLDDVCVSNTNRQAHALEGQVGRPKVEVMAERLRAINPACTVHAVADFVTRDTMVEYITEHLDCVIDCIDSVMAKAALIAWCRRRKIAIVTTGGAGGQIDPTQIQIADLNKTFNDPLASRVRSTLRRDYNFSRNVSRNYGVPCVFSSEQLRYPKGDGSVCLQKSFVGEGVRLDCSGGFGAVMMVTATFGMVAASKAVEKLVAGARRPSERVKPE from the coding sequence ATGAGCACAGAAGATCCACGCTTCGCCGGCGTTGCCCGGCTGTATGGCGACCAGGGGCTGCACCGCCTGGGCCAGGCCCATGTGGCCGTGGTCGGTATTGGCGGGGTAGGCTCGTGGGCTGCGGAAGCGCTGGCCCGCAGTGGCGTGGGCGAGATCACCTTGTTCGACCTTGACGACGTCTGTGTCAGCAACACCAACCGCCAGGCCCATGCCCTGGAAGGGCAGGTGGGGCGACCCAAGGTCGAGGTCATGGCCGAGCGCCTGCGGGCGATCAACCCGGCGTGCACGGTGCATGCGGTGGCCGACTTCGTTACCCGCGACACCATGGTCGAGTACATCACCGAGCACCTCGATTGCGTGATCGACTGCATCGACAGCGTCATGGCCAAGGCCGCCCTGATCGCCTGGTGCCGGCGCCGCAAGATCGCCATCGTCACCACGGGTGGTGCCGGTGGGCAGATCGACCCGACCCAGATCCAGATCGCCGACCTGAACAAGACCTTCAACGACCCGCTGGCCTCGCGGGTGCGTTCCACCCTGCGCCGCGACTACAACTTTTCGCGCAATGTCAGCCGCAACTATGGCGTGCCATGCGTGTTCTCCAGCGAACAGCTGCGCTATCCCAAGGGCGATGGCAGCGTTTGCCTGCAGAAGAGCTTCGTCGGCGAGGGCGTGCGCCTGGACTGCTCGGGTGGCTTTGGCGCGGTGATGATGGTGACTGCGACCTTTGGCATGGTGGCGGCGAGCAAGGCGGTGGAAAAACTGGTGGCGGGGGCGCGGCGGCCTTCGGAGCGGGTCAAGCCTGAATAG
- a CDS encoding SufE family protein yields MNLPAQACQALEAFEQSKGWEQRARLLMQWGDRLDPLTDSEKTEANRVHGCESLVWLVAEQVEGLWRFKASSDARLLRGLLALLLVRVQGLASEELAGLDLREWFTQLGLERQLSPSRSNGLHAVLQRMAELASNR; encoded by the coding sequence ATGAACCTGCCGGCACAGGCATGTCAGGCGCTGGAGGCGTTTGAGCAAAGCAAGGGCTGGGAGCAGCGAGCACGGCTACTGATGCAGTGGGGCGACCGCCTGGACCCGCTGACTGACAGCGAAAAGACCGAGGCCAACCGGGTGCATGGCTGCGAAAGCCTGGTCTGGCTTGTGGCCGAGCAGGTCGAGGGCTTGTGGCGGTTCAAGGCCAGCAGCGATGCACGCCTGTTGCGCGGGCTACTGGCGTTGTTGCTGGTGCGGGTACAGGGGTTGGCCAGTGAAGAGCTGGCCGGGCTTGATCTGCGTGAGTGGTTCACTCAGCTGGGGCTGGAGCGCCAGCTGTCGCCGTCGCGCAGCAATGGCCTGCATGCGGTGTTGCAGCGGATGGCGGAGCTGGCGTCCAACCGTTGA